One stretch of Amycolatopsis tolypomycina DNA includes these proteins:
- a CDS encoding LysR family transcriptional regulator translates to MTSLRQLEYLVTVVDTGSFTRAAEQLHVTQPALSHQMRALERSLGGPLLERLPRAVRLTPMGRAMLPHARAALADAERARCAARLASGTSAGELQVATVYSVSLGVLPPALRVWRRDRPEVDVRLIEFRHADELRDAMAAGEADVALGPRPGDWAGPVRDLGVEEFVVVLPADGAREDDGTGEVDLATLAGCAWVHYAPGNGLAELVDAACAAAGFRPRAAVRTEQTAAAPILAAAGLGPALVPANVLPPRFDGRVLRPSAPIRRTLTAYTRAAPDPLTTAFIETLAEHATV, encoded by the coding sequence ATGACAAGTCTCCGGCAGCTCGAGTACCTGGTCACGGTGGTCGACACCGGCTCGTTCACCCGCGCCGCCGAGCAGCTGCACGTGACGCAGCCGGCGTTGTCGCACCAGATGCGGGCCCTCGAGCGCAGCCTCGGCGGGCCGCTGCTGGAGCGGCTGCCGCGGGCCGTCCGGCTCACCCCGATGGGCCGGGCGATGCTGCCGCACGCCCGCGCCGCGCTGGCCGACGCCGAACGCGCCCGCTGCGCGGCCCGGCTCGCCTCCGGCACGAGCGCGGGCGAGCTGCAAGTCGCCACGGTGTACTCGGTCAGCCTCGGCGTGCTGCCGCCCGCGCTGCGCGTGTGGCGGCGCGACCGGCCCGAGGTCGACGTCCGGCTGATCGAGTTCCGGCACGCCGACGAGCTGCGTGACGCGATGGCCGCGGGTGAGGCCGACGTCGCGCTCGGCCCGCGGCCCGGCGACTGGGCGGGGCCGGTGCGGGACCTGGGCGTCGAGGAGTTCGTCGTCGTGCTGCCCGCGGACGGCGCCCGCGAGGACGACGGCACGGGCGAGGTCGACCTGGCGACGCTCGCGGGCTGCGCCTGGGTGCACTACGCCCCCGGCAACGGCTTGGCGGAGCTGGTCGACGCGGCGTGCGCGGCGGCGGGCTTCCGGCCCCGCGCGGCGGTCCGCACCGAGCAGACGGCGGCCGCGCCCATCCTCGCGGCGGCGGGCCTCGGCCCGGCACTGGTCCCGGCGAACGTCCTGCCGCCCCGCTTCGACGGCCGGGTGCTGCGGCCGAGCGCGCCGATCCGGCGGACACTGACGGCCTACACCCGCGCGGCGCCCGATCCGTTGACCACGGCGTTCATCGAGACGCTGGCGGAGCACGCCACCGTCTAG
- a CDS encoding SDR family oxidoreductase translates to MAKTAVVTGAGSGIGRAVARALLDDGYQVALAGRRSDALAETAEGFENALVVPTDVADEQAVEALFDAVRERWGRLDLLFNNAGIGATGTVADLSVEDWRRTVDVNLTGMFLCARQAVRLMKDQDPRGGRIVNNGSISAHAPRPASVAYTATKHAVTGLTRSISLDGRAWDVACGQIDIGNAATEMTERMAAGIPQADGRVLAEPTFDVRHVADAVRYMAGLPLDANVQFLTVTATTMPFIGRG, encoded by the coding sequence ATGGCGAAGACGGCGGTGGTCACCGGAGCGGGCTCGGGCATCGGGCGGGCCGTGGCGCGCGCCCTGCTCGACGACGGTTACCAGGTCGCCCTCGCCGGGCGGCGGTCCGACGCGCTCGCCGAAACGGCCGAAGGTTTCGAGAACGCGCTCGTCGTGCCCACCGACGTCGCCGACGAACAGGCCGTCGAGGCGCTCTTCGACGCCGTCCGGGAGCGGTGGGGGCGGCTCGACCTGCTCTTCAACAACGCCGGGATCGGGGCCACCGGCACGGTCGCCGATCTGTCCGTCGAAGACTGGCGGCGGACCGTCGACGTCAACCTCACCGGGATGTTCCTCTGCGCGCGGCAGGCCGTGCGGCTCATGAAGGACCAAGACCCGCGCGGCGGCCGGATCGTCAACAACGGCTCGATCTCCGCCCACGCGCCGCGGCCCGCCAGTGTTGCCTACACCGCGACCAAGCACGCCGTCACCGGGCTCACCCGGTCGATCTCGCTGGACGGCCGGGCCTGGGACGTCGCCTGCGGGCAGATCGACATCGGCAACGCCGCCACCGAAATGACCGAACGGATGGCCGCCGGCATCCCGCAGGCCGACGGCCGGGTGCTCGCCGAGCCGACCTTCGACGTCCGGCACGTCGCCGACGCCGTGCGGTACATGGCCGGGCTGCCGCTGGACGCCAACGTCCAGTTCCTCACCGTCACCGCCACCACCATGCCCTTCATCGGCCGCGGCTAG
- a CDS encoding SDR family oxidoreductase, which translates to MERKTALVAGANGIIGRTLTEHLRTNGWDVTGLSQRGGPGSIAVDLLDPADTRAKLAPLASATHLFYAAYQERPTWAELVAPNLAMLTNLVDAAPPGLEHVSLMQGYKVYGAHLGPFKTPARETDAGHMPPEFNVDQQQFLERHAGDWTWSAIRPSVVGGTALGNPMNLALVIAVYASISKELGLPLRFPGAPGAYDSLLEMTDAGLLASATVWATRHQGAFNIANGDLFRWRELWPKLAAYFDLDVAPPLRMSLADVMADKGPLWTSMTAEHGLSASYADVSASWAFGDFVFGWDYDMFADTSKARRAGFHEYVETERMFYRLFDEFRKARVIP; encoded by the coding sequence ATGGAACGCAAGACAGCCCTGGTCGCCGGGGCGAACGGGATCATCGGCCGCACGCTCACCGAGCACCTGCGCACGAACGGCTGGGACGTCACCGGTCTCTCCCAGCGAGGCGGCCCGGGATCGATCGCCGTCGACCTCCTCGACCCGGCCGACACGCGGGCGAAGCTCGCCCCGCTGGCCTCGGCGACGCACCTCTTCTACGCGGCGTACCAGGAGCGCCCGACGTGGGCGGAACTGGTCGCCCCCAACCTCGCGATGCTCACGAACCTCGTCGATGCGGCCCCGCCCGGCCTCGAGCACGTCAGCCTGATGCAGGGCTACAAGGTCTACGGCGCGCACCTCGGCCCGTTCAAGACCCCGGCGCGGGAGACCGATGCCGGGCACATGCCGCCGGAGTTCAACGTCGACCAGCAGCAGTTCCTCGAGCGGCACGCGGGCGACTGGACGTGGTCCGCGATCCGGCCCTCCGTGGTCGGCGGCACCGCACTGGGCAACCCGATGAACCTGGCGCTGGTGATCGCGGTGTACGCGTCGATTTCGAAGGAACTCGGGCTGCCGCTGCGCTTCCCCGGCGCGCCGGGCGCGTACGACAGCCTGCTGGAGATGACCGACGCGGGCCTCCTGGCCTCGGCGACGGTCTGGGCGACGCGGCACCAGGGCGCGTTCAACATCGCGAACGGCGACCTGTTCCGCTGGCGCGAGCTCTGGCCGAAACTGGCGGCCTACTTCGACCTCGACGTCGCCCCGCCACTGCGGATGTCGCTGGCGGACGTCATGGCGGACAAAGGTCCACTGTGGACGTCGATGACGGCCGAGCACGGCCTTTCGGCGTCCTATGCGGACGTTTCGGCGTCATGGGCGTTCGGCGACTTCGTGTTCGGCTGGGACTACGACATGTTCGCGGACACGTCGAAGGCGCGCCGGGCGGGGTTCCACGAGTACGTCGAGACGGAGCGGATGTTCTACCGGCTGTTCGACGAGTTCCGGAAGGCGCGGGTGATCCCGTGA
- a CDS encoding AraC family transcriptional regulator, with the protein MQMLFEGHDVEALDEVVTREFSPHCLRVGRGEPAPARFRRLHRQGLALYELGWGRPVDVAAGELPDFYNVHLPLAGAGAVRVGGREVAAPCSVAGPGMTLGMSLPAAADTLILFLPQAAVDDAVAAQTGEPPAAPLRFAPGFADGDPAVAAWLETVRAFGRFAASPLAARSPLAAAHFEQVLVHGLVDLQPHDHVAALPAFAHPALPRAVRRAMAYCEEHAGEPVSVADMAAAARVSPRTLQDRFRLDFGTTPAAYLRRVRLDRVHQDLLRIADGSASGTVAEVATRWGFTHLSRFAAYYREAYGQLPSRTADPGRSGNPESADHSADNG; encoded by the coding sequence ATGCAGATGCTGTTCGAGGGGCACGACGTCGAGGCACTGGACGAGGTGGTGACCCGGGAGTTCTCGCCGCACTGCCTGCGCGTCGGCCGGGGCGAACCGGCGCCCGCCCGCTTCCGGCGCCTGCACCGGCAGGGGCTCGCACTCTACGAGCTGGGCTGGGGCCGCCCGGTCGACGTCGCGGCCGGGGAACTGCCCGACTTCTACAACGTCCACCTCCCGCTTGCCGGCGCCGGTGCGGTCCGGGTGGGCGGCCGCGAGGTCGCCGCGCCGTGCTCGGTCGCCGGGCCCGGGATGACGCTGGGTATGTCGCTGCCGGCCGCGGCGGACACCCTCATCCTGTTCCTGCCGCAGGCCGCGGTCGACGACGCCGTCGCCGCGCAGACCGGGGAACCGCCCGCCGCCCCGCTGCGGTTCGCCCCCGGCTTCGCGGACGGCGATCCGGCGGTGGCCGCGTGGCTCGAGACCGTGCGGGCCTTCGGGCGGTTCGCCGCGTCGCCGCTGGCCGCCCGGTCGCCGCTGGCCGCCGCGCACTTCGAACAGGTCCTCGTGCACGGCCTGGTCGACCTCCAGCCGCACGACCACGTCGCCGCCCTGCCCGCCTTCGCCCACCCGGCGCTGCCGCGTGCCGTGCGGCGCGCCATGGCCTACTGCGAGGAACACGCGGGTGAGCCGGTGTCGGTCGCGGACATGGCCGCGGCGGCGCGGGTCAGCCCGCGGACCCTGCAGGACCGCTTCCGCCTCGACTTCGGCACCACCCCGGCGGCCTACCTGCGGCGCGTCCGGCTGGACCGGGTGCACCAGGACCTGCTGCGCATCGCGGACGGCTCCGCGTCCGGGACAGTCGCCGAGGTCGCGACGCGCTGGGGCTTCACGCACCTGAGCCGGTTCGCCGCGTACTACCGCGAGGCGTACGGGCAGCTGCCGTCCCGCACCGCCGATCCGGGCCGTTCGGGCAATCCGGAATCCGCGGACCACTCGGCGGATAACGGATAG